One genomic region from Rosa rugosa chromosome 1, drRosRugo1.1, whole genome shotgun sequence encodes:
- the LOC133729028 gene encoding uncharacterized protein LOC133729028 — MEERLKVQMEKSRRFSVHYSSPGVYEVRSDFSYVVNISEHSCSCVKWQINCFPCPHCLAAIQAASENVYDYIDKYFCVAMFKKSYSFPIRLITNVDMSSFESATDCILAPLAKRPPGRPRVKWFKSVGEVEKKQIMCGRCGKMGTHNKLSCTEPLVQQ; from the coding sequence ATGGAGGAAAGGTTGAAGGTGCAGATGGAGAAATCTCGTCGTTTCAGTGTCCATTATTCTAGTCCTGGAGTTTATGAGGTTCGATCTGACTTTTCTTATGTAGTTAACATTTCCGAGCATTCATGTTCATGTGTGAAATGGCAGATCAATTGTTTTCCTTGTCCTCACTGCCTTGCTGCAATACAAGCTGCCTCTGAAAATGTCTATGATTATATTGATAAGTACTTTTGTGTTGCTATGTTCAAGAAGAGCTACAGTTTTCCTATCCGGCTGATAACCAATGTTGATATGTCTTCTTTTGAATCTGCTACTGACTGTATATTAGCTCCCCTTGCGAAGAGGCCACCTgggaggcctagggtgaagtGGTTCAAGTCTGTTGGAGAGGTTGAAAAGAAGCAGATCATGTGCGGCCGTTGTGGCAAAATGGGCACTCATAACAAGTTGAGCTGCACTGAACCTCTCGTTCAGCAGTAG